In the genome of Bradysia coprophila strain Holo2 unplaced genomic scaffold, BU_Bcop_v1 contig_232, whole genome shotgun sequence, one region contains:
- the LOC119076648 gene encoding vacuole membrane protein 1 isoform X2 yields the protein MPNLQQQNNVNSSNSQKANHTGNNSSPTTPNGSASFVRKQSTKDKEKERDERSKITLLRQPLVTLKYFILEIVILIQTYRKKLAEHKLLLSILVALIAAFCALNQLPGRHQLLFTAIKSNLWFIIYWCGLGVLSSVGLGTGLHTFLLYLGPHIASVTLAAYECNSLDFPRPPYPDEIICPEHINPKFIPSLWSIMCKVRPEAFLWGAGTALGELPPYFMARASRLSGIDEDEDEDLKAVVELKRKKAAGDDLTLFERLKLGMERVVERVGFFGILACASIPNPLFDLAGITCGHFLVPFWTFFGATLIGKAVIKMHIQKIFVIIAFNESLIDKAVVFVSAIPYFGKKFQDSFKTFLENQKTKLHRSSNAPPKESFNLLAKLFEYFVLLMVCFFVMSIVNSLAQSYHKRIHQKGGKVHRKVAKD from the exons ATGCCAAATCTCCAGCAACAAAACAATGTCAATTCGTCAAACTCACAGAAAGCAAACCACACCGGCAACAATTCATCGCCAACCACACCGAATGGATCGGCATCATTCGTCCGGAAACAGAGTACAAAGGACAAGGAAAAGGAACGGGACGAACGCAGCAAAATAACGCTGCTGCGACAGCCGTTGGTCACGTTAAAGTATTTCATTTTGGAAATAGTGATATTAATACAGACTTATAGGAAAAA ATTAGCAGAACATAAATTATTACTCAGCATATTGGTTGCGCTCATAGCCGCTTTTTGTGCATTAAACCAACTTCCCGGACGACATCAGCTCCTATTCACAgccataaaatcaaatttatggtTCATCATTTACTGGTGCGGTTTGGGTGTCTTATCATCGGTCGGTTTGGGTACTGGACTACATACATTCTTGTTATATCTCGGACCACACATAGCCAGCGTGACGCTAGCTGCATACGAATGTAATTCATTGGATTTTCCACGGCCACCGTATCCTGATGA AATCATTTGTCCGGAACACATAAATCCGAAATTCATTCCGTCACTATGGAGCATCATGTGTAAAGTTCGACCAGAAGCATTCCTCTGGGGTGCTGGTACAGCATTGGGCGAACTACCGCCATATTTTATGGCTAGAGCATCTCGATTATCCGGAATCGATGAGGATGAGGACGAAGATCTTAAGGCTGTTGTCGAACTGAAACGGAAAAAGGCGGCTGGCGATGACTTGACGCTGTTCGAGCGCCTGAAATTGGGAATGGAACGAGTCGTTGAACGGGTCGGTTTCTTTGGTATTTTGGCGTGTGCAAGT ATTCCGAATCCGTTGTTCGACTTGGCTGGCATCACGTGCGGTCATTTCTTGGTACCATTTTGGACATTCTTCGGTGCCACATTGATCGGCAAAGCTGTGATAAAAATGCACattcaaaaaatctttgtcATCATTGCCTTCAACGAATCGTTGATCGACAAAGCCGTCGTTTTTGTCAGTGCCATTCCATACTTTGGCAAAAAGTTTCAGGATTCGTTCAAAACATTCctggaaaatcaaaaaaccaAATTGCATCGTTCGTCAAACGCACCGCCCAAAGAGTCGTTCAACCTTCTCGCCAAATTGTTCGAATATTTCGTTCTGCTGATGGTTTGCTTCTTTGTCATGTCGATAGTGAACAGTTTAGCGCAAAGCTACCACAAACGCATCCATCAGAAGGGCGGCAAAGTTCATCGTAAAGTAGCTAAAGATTAA